CACTCACCCCCACTGGTCGTAGCTGTTGATGTTCCACACCACTCCCTGGACGAAGATCTTGTGTTCGTACATGGCTGAGAGCAGAGGACATCACGTGAGAGGGGGAGTGGTCAGAGcaggcccctcccctcccggtggccccgccccctcctggcACTCACCAATCAGAGCTCCCAGAGTGAAGGGGCTCAGCTTCTTGAAGACGATGGAGTTGCTGGGTTTGTTTCCCTGGAAGACCTTGAGGGGGCGACAGAGCAGCGCTATGACTGAggttggggtcaggggtcgggggtcaggggtcgggggTCATGGAGCAGTGGGTCGCTCTGCTACCTTGTGCGGCAGCAGCTTGTGCAGCCGGTCTCCCTTCAGGCCGGCCGCCTCCAGCTCCCCCTGCGCCTCCTCGGGGGTCTTCCCCTTCATCAGGGCCTCGGTCTGGGCCAGGAAGTTCGCCATCAGGATCTGAAGACAGGGGGACCGtcacccgggggggggggggggggggggggggggggggggggggggggcggggcttaccttGTGATGGAGGTTGTCTCTGATTGGATGTTGAGACTGAGCCGGGATGAGGAAGTCAGCAGGAATCATCCGAGTTCCTGAGGACAGACCAGACTTCAGGAAACTGGGGGGGTCTTGTTGGTTTtttgggggtctggggggggtcTAGTTGGGTCTTGTTGGGTCTGGGGCAGTTTGGGGGGGGTCCAGttgggtctgggggggtcttgTTGGTTtttgggggtctggggggggtcTAGTTGGGTCTGGGGCGGTTTGGGGGGGGTCCAGTTGGGTCTGGGGGGTCTTGTTGGTTTtttgggggtctggggggttcTGGTGGGGTCTGGTGGGGTCTAGTTGGGCCTAGGGGGTCTGgtggggtctgggggggtccgGTTGGGTCTGAGGGGGTCCTAttgggtctgggggggtctagTTGGGTCTGGGGGGGTCCAGTGGGGTCTGGGGGTCCGGGGTGAACCTTGGTGGATCAGCTGGTAGAAGGCGTGCTGGCCGTTGGTTCCCGGTTCCCCCCAGACGATGGGTCCGGTGTGGTAGTCCACCCGGGACCCGTCGGCCGTGATGTACTTCCCGTTGGACTCCATGTCCCCCTGGGGACGAGACGGAACGTCAGCGGGGACAGGGGGAGCTGCGggggtccggtccggtccggcccACCTGCTGGAAGTAGGCGGCGAAGCGGTGCAGGTACTGGTCGTAGGGCAGCAGGGCCTGGGTCTCCGCCCCCCACAGGTTGATGTACCAGACCCCCAGCAGGGCCAGGAGGACCGGCACGTTCCGCTCCAGAGGGGCGCTGCGGAAGTGGTTatcctgcgcacacacacacacacacacacacacacacacacacacacacacacacacacacacacacacacacacacacacacacacacacacacacacacacacacacacacacacacacacacacacacacacacacgggtctcAGCGGTTCTCCagcggttctggttctgccgGGCTAGCGGGGCGGTACCATCCAGTGGGCTCCAGACAGAAGCTGCTCGAAGTTCTCGAACCCTGGAAGAGAAGGAGAACCGTCAGCAGGCAgaagcgccctctgctggccacGCCCCCGTCAACGCAGCGTTACCATGACGACCATCAGGCCTCACTGGAGCCACAGAACAGCTCCTGACACGGACGCTTTACTTTGAAGGACTGAACGGTCACGGGacgcttttactttgaaggacTGAACGGTCACGGGacgcttttactttgaaggacTGAACGGTCACTGgacacttttactttgaaggacTGAACGGTCACTGgacacttttactttgaaggacTGAACGGTCACTGGacgcttttactttgaaaaactgAACTGTCACTGGACGCTTTTACTTTGGCGGTGGAGAAGCCGACGTATGAATCAGGGGAActgaaggaacaggaagtgacgtaCCGATGTGCAGAGCGATGGACAGACCGATGGCCGACCACAACGAGTAGCGCCCGCCGACCCACTGATGACATCACAGCAAtccaccaatcagagcgcaggCAGAGAAAAACATCCACATGCAGGTTAATTCATCTGCTAGTTTACACTCAGGCAGCAGAACAGAcgacccttcaaaataaagctcagaGGAGCCCAGTCTGAAGATCGTCATGtcacagagcatcttcctcctctgacagcagacGATAGAGCNNNNNNNNNNNNNNNNNNNNNNNNNNNNNNNNNNNNNNNNNNNNNNNNNNNNNNNNNNNNNNNNNNNNNNNNNNNNNNNNNNNNNNNNNNNNNNNNNNNNNNNNNNNNNNNNNNNNNNNNNNNNNNNNNNNNNNNNNNNNNNNNNNNNNNNNNNNNNNNNNNNNNNNNNNNNNNNNNNNNNNNNNNNNNNNNNNNNNNNNNNNNNNNNNNNNNNNNNNNNNNNNNNNNNNNNNNNNNNNNNNNNNNNNNNNNNNNNNNNNNNNNNNNNNNNNNNNNNNNNNNNNNNNNNNNNNNNNNNNNNNNNNNNNNNNNNNNNNNNNNNNNNNNNNNNNNNNNNNNNNNNNNNNNNNNNNNNNNNNNNNNNNNNNNNNNNNNNNNNNNNNNNNNNNNNNNNNNNNNNNNNNNNNNNNNNNNNNNNNNNNNNNNNNNNNNNNNNNNNNNNNNNNNNNNNNNNNNNNNNNNNNNNNNNNNNNNNNNNNNNNNNNNNNNNNNNNNNNNNNCTCCACCTcccctccctgcagctcctcctccaccctcctcctcctccctgcagctcctcctccaccctccacctcctcctccctgcagctcctcctccccactcctcctcctccaccctcctccctccgcctcctcctgcagctctcctccaccctcctcctcctcctccctgcagctcctcctccaccctcccctcctcctccctgcagctcctcccctccctgcagctcctcccctgcagctcctcctcctcctgcagctccgctcctccaccctccacctcctcctccctgcagctcctcctcctcctcctccccgcagctcctcctcctccctgcagctcctccacctccacctcctcctcctccctgcagctctcctcctcctcctccctgcagctcctccaccctccccctctcctccctgcagctcctcctcctccctgcagctcctcctcctccctgcagctcctccaccctcctcctcctccccgcagctcctcctccaccctcacctcctccgccctgcagctcctcctccaccctccctgcagcgcctcctctcctgcagctcctccgccccctccacacatcctcctccctgcagctcctcctccctgcagctcctcctccctgcagctcctccaccctccacctcctcctgccctgcgctcctcctccctgcatctcctcctccctgcagcttcctccaccctccacctccgctccctgcgctcctcctccccctccccctcctccctgcagctcctcaccctcctcctcctcctccctgcagctcctcctccaccctccacctcctcctccctgcagctcctcctcctccctgcagctcctcctcctccctgcagctcctccaccctccacctcctcctccctgcagctcctcctcctcctcctccctgcagctcctccaccctccacctcctcctccctgcagctcctcctcaccctcctcctcctccaccctcctcctcctcctccctccctgcagctcctcctccaccctccacctcctcctccctgcagctcctcctcctccctgcagctcctcctcctcctcctccctgcagctcctcctcctcctcctccctgcagctcctccaccctccacctcctcctccctgcagctcctcctcctcccggcagctcctcctccaccctgcagctcctccaccctccacctcctcctcctcccggcagctcctcctccaccctgcagctcctccaccctccacctcctcctcctccctgcagctcctcctcctcctccctgcagctcctcctccaccctgcagctcctccaccctccacctcctcctcctccctgcagctcctcctccaccctccacctcctccaccctcctgtcttAGTCTGGGTAGACCGAATGGTATCCAGACCCAGACAGGGCCAAGTCTTTGAGGAGTCAAGACTGAGACAAAGTGAGAccaaggctgaatcccatttcccccctcagccctccaccttggccctcccccttggccccaCCCCTTGGCCCCACCCCttggccctcccccttggccccaccccttggccctcccccttggccccaccccttggccctcccccttggccctcccCCTTGGTCCCACCCCTTGGCCCCACCCCTTGGCCCCACCCCTTGGCCCCACCCCTTGGCCCCACCCCttggccctcccccttggccctcccCCTGGGCCCCATCCTttggccctcccccttggccccaTCCCTTGGCCCCACCCCttggccctcccccttggccccaTCCCTTGGCCCCACCCCTTGGCCGTCCCCCTTGGCCCCACCCCTTGGCCCCACCCCTTGGCCCTCCACCTTGGCCCCACCCCttggccctcccccttggccccaCCCCTTGGCCCCACCCCTTGGCCCTCCACCTTGGCCCCACCCCttggccctcccccttggccccaCCCCTTGGCCCCACCCCTTGGCCCTCCACCTTGGCCCCACCCCTTGGCCCCTCCACCTTGGCCCCACCCCTTGGCCCCACCCCTTGGCCCCACCCCttggccctcccccttggccctccaCCttggccctcccccttggccccaCCCCTTGGCCCCACCCCTCCGTTTtggcgttcacgtggagggtaGGAGCGTCCCGACTGTCAtgacgggggggtggggggaagggggagggctatTCACCCCTCCAAACGGAGGTTCTCctgaggcacactccaaacggaggggtaagacagatttcccagaaagccttgcaAGATCAACAAGATGGCGGTGTCcacaacgaaagacgttcataaatgtcagtattttctcaatgagtCAAGTTTTAAAACCTAAGAAAATccttcttcttcggcaaacagt
Above is a window of Salarias fasciatus chromosome 7, fSalaFa1.1, whole genome shotgun sequence DNA encoding:
- the LOC115391871 gene encoding glucose-6-phosphate isomerase-like, whose translation is MDNHFRSAPLERNVPVLLALLGVWYINLWGAETQALLPYDQYLHRFAAYFQQGDMESNGKYITADGSRVDYHTGPIVWGEPGTNGQHAFYQLIHQGTRMIPADFLIPAQSQHPIRDNLHHKILMANFLAQTEALMKGKTPEEAQGELEAAGLKGDRLHKLLPHKVFQGNKPSNSIVFKKLSPFTLGALIAMYEHKIFVQGVVWNINSYDQWGVELGKQLAKRIEPELKDASEVGSHDSSTNGLINFLKKNFA